A part of Thermotoga petrophila RKU-1 genomic DNA contains:
- the secD gene encoding protein translocase subunit SecD encodes MRGDRVRLVVVLLVLAGALLAIFWPSKGGWISNIRLGLDIKGGARIEYMVEVLQETENPSDVVDDVWTVLRNRLDAAGYTEAAVNKVLRDNKYYIVVEIPGATDTVQAEKLIGSTGVLYFAQVLDEYLGEDPSKVPELSLEARRENAVWLKGRDGKWYLVKKEIMGRKDLVLEAPRIVYARPEVETRTGRYGYKVSFELSKEYVDVFKRITQALYVPEGTYDPKKRLAIVLDNVVQFAGQVVAIITDGKAEITGNFSLEEAKQLAAILRSGALPARLVKTSSGWVAPLLGRDVIDASLKAGIIGLILVLAYMIIYYRTMGIVADLALIYNTVLLLGVMAAGKFILTLPGIAGIILTIGTTVDGNVIIYERIKEEMRLGKPVKTSIAAGFDRSLSTILDANITTILTGLILYYFGTGTIKGFAITLIIGVLGSIFVNLVFSRLLLDALARFIKPFRAGEAQGGTGQ; translated from the coding sequence ATGAGGGGAGACAGAGTAAGACTCGTAGTGGTTCTACTGGTACTGGCTGGCGCTCTGCTCGCCATCTTTTGGCCCAGTAAAGGAGGATGGATATCCAATATTCGTCTTGGTTTGGATATAAAAGGTGGTGCAAGGATCGAATACATGGTTGAAGTTCTTCAGGAAACGGAAAATCCTTCCGATGTTGTGGATGACGTGTGGACTGTGTTGAGAAACAGGCTCGATGCGGCTGGTTACACAGAAGCAGCTGTGAATAAAGTACTCCGGGATAACAAATACTACATAGTGGTGGAAATACCCGGAGCGACCGACACGGTCCAGGCAGAAAAGTTGATCGGATCGACGGGTGTCCTTTATTTTGCTCAGGTTCTCGATGAGTACCTCGGTGAAGATCCCAGCAAAGTACCTGAACTTTCCCTTGAAGCCAGAAGAGAGAACGCGGTATGGCTCAAAGGAAGAGACGGAAAGTGGTACCTCGTGAAAAAAGAGATAATGGGTAGGAAAGACCTGGTTCTTGAAGCTCCAAGAATCGTGTATGCAAGACCGGAAGTGGAGACAAGAACTGGAAGATACGGCTACAAGGTCTCTTTTGAGCTTTCAAAAGAGTATGTTGATGTGTTCAAGAGGATCACACAGGCGCTGTACGTTCCCGAAGGGACCTACGATCCAAAGAAGAGACTCGCCATAGTGCTCGATAACGTTGTTCAGTTCGCTGGTCAGGTAGTTGCAATCATAACTGATGGGAAGGCAGAGATAACAGGTAACTTCTCACTGGAAGAAGCGAAACAACTCGCTGCCATTCTGAGAAGCGGTGCACTTCCCGCAAGGCTCGTAAAAACCTCTTCGGGATGGGTTGCACCACTCCTTGGACGTGATGTGATCGATGCCTCCCTGAAAGCGGGAATAATCGGACTCATACTCGTTCTCGCTTACATGATCATCTATTACAGAACGATGGGAATAGTCGCCGATCTTGCGCTCATTTACAACACCGTACTGCTTCTTGGTGTGATGGCGGCCGGCAAATTCATCCTCACCCTCCCTGGAATAGCTGGTATCATCCTCACTATAGGAACGACCGTCGATGGAAACGTGATCATATACGAAAGGATAAAAGAAGAGATGAGGTTGGGTAAACCTGTTAAAACTTCCATAGCGGCTGGTTTTGATAGATCGCTTTCAACGATACTTGATGCGAACATCACGACGATACTCACAGGTCTCATCCTCTACTATTTTGGCACCGGAACCATCAAAGGCTTTGCCATCACTCTGATCATCGGTGTACTTGGCAGTATCTTTGTGAATCTGGTGTTCAGCCGTCTGCTTCTCGATGCACTTGCGCGCTTCATAAAACCCTTCAGAGCCGGTGAGGCACAGGGAGGGACCGGACAATGA
- a CDS encoding NfeD family protein yields MEAWVFWLVLGVILMVAEILTPTFFIFWFGVGALAASLVSLYLGVYVQIIVFAAVSIVLVFFTRRLVQNWESPRKIHVEEIAGKVALVIETIDNRKGTGLVKIDGDVWRAYAEDDDEVIEKGEHVKIMKVEGAHVVVKRV; encoded by the coding sequence ATGGAAGCCTGGGTGTTCTGGCTTGTTCTCGGTGTGATCCTTATGGTTGCGGAAATTCTCACACCTACATTCTTCATATTCTGGTTTGGAGTGGGCGCCCTTGCCGCTTCTCTGGTGTCACTTTATCTTGGAGTATATGTTCAAATCATAGTCTTTGCAGCTGTATCTATAGTACTCGTCTTTTTCACGAGAAGGCTGGTTCAGAACTGGGAATCTCCGAGAAAGATCCATGTTGAAGAGATCGCTGGAAAGGTGGCTCTCGTCATTGAGACAATAGACAACAGAAAGGGAACTGGCCTTGTGAAGATCGATGGAGATGTGTGGAGGGCGTACGCGGAAGACGACGATGAGGTCATAGAGAAAGGAGAACACGTGAAGATAATGAAGGTGGAAGGTGCCCATGTGGTTGTAAAAAGAGTATGA
- the pdo gene encoding protein disulfide oxidoreductase → MGILSDKDIAYLKDLFGKELKRKVKIVFFKTKDKTRCQYCEITEQVLEELVSVDPKLELEIHDFDSDKEAVEKYQVEMVPATILLPEDGKDYGIRFYGVPSGHEFGTLIQDIITVSEGKPQLSEESIQKLQSLEEPIRISVFVTPTCPYCPRAVLMAHNMAMASDKIIGEMIEANEYWELSEEFGVSSVPHIVVNRDPSKFFVGAYPEKEFINEVLRLAKG, encoded by the coding sequence ATGGGTATCTTGTCGGACAAGGACATTGCTTATCTCAAGGATCTCTTTGGGAAAGAACTCAAAAGAAAGGTAAAGATCGTCTTTTTCAAGACGAAAGACAAAACGCGCTGTCAGTACTGCGAAATCACGGAGCAGGTCCTGGAGGAACTCGTTTCTGTCGATCCAAAGCTCGAACTTGAAATTCACGATTTCGACAGCGACAAAGAAGCGGTGGAAAAGTACCAGGTGGAAATGGTCCCTGCTACAATTCTTCTGCCCGAGGATGGTAAGGATTACGGTATTAGATTCTACGGAGTCCCTTCAGGACACGAATTTGGAACACTCATTCAAGATATCATCACCGTCTCTGAAGGAAAACCGCAGCTTTCCGAGGAGAGCATTCAGAAACTCCAGAGTCTCGAGGAACCGATAAGGATCAGTGTGTTTGTTACACCAACGTGTCCCTACTGCCCCAGGGCGGTTCTCATGGCTCACAACATGGCCATGGCCAGCGACAAGATAATAGGAGAAATGATAGAAGCGAACGAATACTGGGAGCTGAGTGAGGAATTCGGAGTCTCTTCTGTTCCCCATATCGTTGTGAACAGAGATCCATCGAAATTCTTCGTAGGGGCTTATCCCGAGAAAGAGTTCATAAACGAGGTGTTGAGACTCGCAAAGGGGTGA
- a CDS encoding glucose-1-phosphate thymidylyltransferase: protein MKKAIVLCAGKGTRLRPLTFTTAKHLIPIANKPILFYSLENIAQAGIEEVGIVVSPHNAEEFKSIVGTGENFGLRISYIIQEEPKGLARAVWVSREFLGDEDFMMYLGDNLILEDLGKFVKDFENSDYAASILLSPVKDPTRFGVAVMEGDRVIKVVEKPKTPPSNLAIVGLYLFKSKIFEGIKNIRPSWRGELEITDAIEYLIEKGEKVRGYIVYGWWKDTGKPEDLLEANRKILMETTEEFLGEMDDKSSIQGPVRIGKASKIVNSVIRGPVVIGENCFIKNSYVGPYSSIGNSVILEDCEVENSIVMDECSITGVEKRIDSSILGKGVSVRGSQKRPASLNLILGDMSRVEL, encoded by the coding sequence GTGAAGAAAGCGATAGTTCTGTGTGCTGGAAAAGGGACAAGACTCAGACCGCTCACGTTCACAACCGCCAAACACCTTATTCCTATTGCTAACAAGCCTATTCTCTTCTACAGTCTGGAAAATATCGCACAAGCTGGTATCGAAGAAGTGGGGATCGTGGTGAGCCCTCACAACGCCGAAGAGTTTAAAAGCATAGTTGGTACAGGCGAAAACTTCGGCCTCAGGATCTCTTACATCATTCAGGAAGAACCTAAGGGCCTTGCACGCGCCGTCTGGGTTTCACGAGAATTTCTCGGAGACGAGGATTTCATGATGTATCTGGGAGACAACCTCATTCTCGAAGATCTGGGAAAATTCGTGAAAGATTTTGAAAATTCGGACTATGCCGCTTCAATTCTGCTATCACCAGTCAAGGATCCAACCCGTTTCGGTGTAGCCGTGATGGAAGGTGACAGAGTGATAAAGGTTGTGGAAAAACCCAAAACACCTCCCAGCAACCTCGCCATAGTGGGTCTCTATCTTTTCAAAAGTAAGATCTTCGAAGGGATAAAGAACATAAGACCTTCTTGGAGAGGAGAACTCGAGATAACGGACGCCATCGAATACCTTATTGAGAAGGGTGAAAAGGTTCGGGGTTACATCGTTTACGGTTGGTGGAAAGACACTGGAAAGCCTGAAGATCTGCTAGAAGCCAACAGGAAGATCCTGATGGAGACAACCGAAGAATTTCTCGGGGAAATGGATGACAAGTCCTCCATACAAGGGCCTGTGAGAATAGGAAAAGCGTCGAAAATCGTCAATTCTGTGATCAGAGGTCCTGTAGTTATAGGAGAGAATTGTTTCATAAAGAACTCCTACGTGGGGCCTTACTCTTCGATAGGAAACAGCGTGATACTTGAAGACTGTGAAGTGGAAAACAGCATTGTGATGGATGAATGTTCCATAACGGGTGTGGAAAAAAGGATAGACTCTTCCATACTGGGAAAGGGAGTTTCTGTGAGGGGATCACAGAAGAGACCCGCGAGTTTGAATCTCATCCTGGGAGACATGAGTCGGGTGGAACTTTAA
- the trxB gene encoding thioredoxin-disulfide reductase — protein MVFFDTGSIKKKEIKDKYDIVVVGGGPAGLTSAIYARRAGLSVLVVEKAIEGGYVNLTHLVENYPGFPAISGEELASKFKEHAEKFGADIYNAEVVKLEVLGDKKVVELDDGKKIEAPVVIVATGANPKKLNVPGEKEFFGKGVSYCATCDGYLFAGKDVIVVGGGDSACDESIFLSNIVNKITMIQLLETLTAAKVLQERVLSNPKIDVIYNSTVKEIRGKDKVEEVVIENVKTGETKVLKADGVFIFIGLDPNSKLLEGLVELDPYGYVITDENMETSVKGIYAVGDVRKKNLRQIVTAVADGAIAVEHAAKHYF, from the coding sequence ATGGTTTTCTTTGATACTGGATCCATAAAAAAGAAGGAGATAAAGGACAAATACGACATAGTCGTTGTGGGTGGAGGACCTGCGGGTCTCACATCTGCTATTTACGCCAGGAGAGCAGGACTTTCTGTTCTGGTCGTTGAAAAGGCGATCGAAGGAGGATACGTGAACCTCACCCATTTGGTTGAGAATTACCCGGGGTTCCCGGCCATCTCCGGAGAAGAACTCGCTTCGAAATTCAAAGAACACGCTGAAAAATTCGGTGCAGACATATACAACGCCGAAGTCGTTAAGCTGGAAGTCCTGGGAGACAAAAAAGTAGTTGAACTCGATGATGGTAAAAAAATAGAAGCTCCTGTAGTGATCGTTGCAACCGGTGCGAATCCGAAAAAACTGAATGTGCCAGGTGAGAAGGAGTTCTTTGGGAAAGGCGTGTCGTACTGCGCAACCTGTGATGGATATCTTTTCGCAGGAAAAGATGTAATCGTAGTGGGCGGAGGAGACAGCGCGTGCGACGAATCGATTTTTCTCTCCAACATAGTGAACAAGATCACCATGATCCAGCTTCTTGAAACGCTCACGGCTGCGAAAGTTCTTCAGGAAAGGGTCTTGAGCAATCCAAAGATAGACGTCATTTATAACTCCACCGTGAAGGAGATCAGAGGAAAAGACAAGGTTGAAGAAGTTGTTATAGAGAACGTGAAAACGGGAGAAACGAAAGTGCTGAAAGCAGATGGAGTGTTCATCTTCATAGGACTCGATCCAAACTCGAAACTGCTTGAAGGTCTGGTGGAACTGGATCCCTACGGTTACGTTATAACGGATGAGAACATGGAAACTTCCGTGAAAGGGATCTACGCGGTCGGTGATGTGAGAAAGAAGAATTTGAGACAGATAGTCACAGCTGTTGCAGACGGTGCTATAGCCGTTGAGCATGCCGCAAAACATTACTTCTGA
- the rnz gene encoding ribonuclease Z, protein MNIIGFSKALFSTWIYYSPERILFDAGEGVSTILGSKVYAFKYVFLTHGHVDHIAGLWGVVNIRNNGMGDREKPLDVFYPRGNRAVEEYTEFIKRANPDLRFSFNVHPLKEGEKVFLRDAGGFKRYVQPFRTKHVSSEVSFGYHIFEVRRKLKKEFQGLDSKEISRLVKEKGRDFVTEEYHKKVLTISGDSLALDPEEIRGTELLIHECTFLDARDRRYKNHAAIDEVMESVKAAGVKKVILYHISTRYIRQLKSVIKKYKEEMPDVEILYMDPRKVFEM, encoded by the coding sequence ATGAACATCATAGGGTTTTCGAAGGCGCTGTTTTCCACCTGGATCTATTATTCGCCGGAGCGCATACTTTTCGATGCGGGAGAAGGAGTCTCCACGATTCTTGGAAGTAAGGTGTACGCCTTCAAATACGTCTTTCTCACTCATGGGCACGTGGATCACATAGCGGGATTGTGGGGAGTTGTGAACATAAGGAACAACGGTATGGGAGACAGAGAAAAGCCACTCGACGTTTTTTATCCAAGGGGAAACAGAGCCGTGGAGGAGTACACCGAATTCATAAAGAGAGCAAACCCCGATCTCAGATTCTCTTTCAACGTTCACCCTTTGAAGGAAGGTGAGAAGGTTTTTCTGAGGGACGCAGGGGGATTCAAAAGGTATGTTCAGCCGTTCAGAACGAAACACGTTTCCTCCGAAGTGAGCTTTGGTTATCACATATTCGAAGTTAGAAGAAAATTGAAGAAAGAATTCCAAGGATTGGACAGCAAAGAAATCTCACGTCTTGTAAAAGAAAAAGGCAGAGACTTCGTCACTGAAGAATACCACAAAAAGGTTCTCACTATCAGCGGGGACTCGCTGGCGCTCGATCCTGAGGAGATTCGTGGAACGGAATTGCTCATCCACGAGTGTACTTTCCTGGACGCACGCGACCGAAGGTACAAGAACCACGCTGCCATAGACGAAGTGATGGAGTCTGTGAAAGCAGCGGGTGTCAAAAAAGTCATTCTCTACCACATTTCCACCCGTTACATAAGACAGCTCAAGTCGGTCATAAAAAAATACAAGGAGGAAATGCCTGATGTAGAGATCCTTTACATGGATCCAAGAAAGGTGTTTGAAATGTGA
- the yajC gene encoding preprotein translocase subunit YajC, protein MPEIIYAAAPGASNGTTTTTTGGGWGSLLFMLIFFIAIFYFMIILPQRRREKQFQQMISQMKRGDTVVTIGGIVGKVIDIKKDTVKIKTANSTELEITKRAISTVIKERSQEDQEG, encoded by the coding sequence ATGCCTGAGATCATCTACGCAGCAGCTCCAGGTGCTTCGAACGGTACCACCACAACCACAACAGGTGGTGGCTGGGGAAGTCTACTCTTCATGCTGATATTCTTCATAGCTATTTTTTACTTCATGATCATCCTTCCCCAGAGGAGAAGGGAAAAACAGTTCCAGCAGATGATAAGTCAGATGAAACGAGGAGACACGGTCGTCACAATCGGAGGAATTGTCGGGAAAGTCATCGATATCAAAAAAGACACCGTCAAGATCAAAACGGCAAATTCCACGGAACTCGAGATAACAAAAAGAGCTATTTCCACGGTTATAAAGGAGAGGTCACAGGAAGATCAGGAGGGATGA
- a CDS encoding penicillin-binding protein: protein MVSLVNLFFFPLTERTNWFISIPPQRGSILDIKGRKLVYDLPKYAAYLDVDFFKRQNGDIKALEKTLQNCGITESLEEVMKYKFFKLTEEEDKVDVLKKIESELLPFVNIELVYTRKKIQDYTAGVLLGTVIDGTGKGGIEGFFDDQLRGKRNGFLELRYRGARLSPTLVNYSPPENGKDVWLSLDLDLQRRVYDIISKAVEGHSAEAGHVIVMESKTGRILSMVTTRNWNDLIGGYIEPGSTIKPLVYAIALETHSASPDFTVECEGSIKPVEQLPVIIRDIEKHGLVDFSMGIVKSCNVMSVKVGELITEKIGVEGFYEWLQKVGFGEKTGIEMEGEIAGVLREPKKWSLIDPAEISIGQGIGVTPVQLIASLNIFANDGYWVKPTILKDSPVEKRKVFSKETADMIRQAMVRVVEEGTGKLAQVKGMTIAGKTGTAQKAVGGEYRNLYHSLFVGFFPAEDPKYTILVHLDSPSEAFYGGEVAAPVFREIVEILTEKEDGRIRVVEGLMPDLTGLPIRDALLVLESLGVKDVEIKGKGWKVSEQTPPPNHPLEGPVILFLSDQK, encoded by the coding sequence ATGGTCTCCTTAGTGAATTTGTTCTTCTTTCCTTTAACAGAAAGAACAAACTGGTTCATTTCTATCCCTCCCCAGAGAGGAAGTATTTTGGACATCAAGGGAAGGAAATTAGTTTACGATTTGCCGAAATACGCCGCTTATCTCGATGTCGACTTTTTTAAAAGACAAAATGGGGATATAAAAGCACTCGAGAAGACCCTGCAAAACTGCGGTATCACAGAGTCATTGGAAGAAGTGATGAAGTACAAGTTTTTCAAACTCACAGAGGAAGAAGACAAAGTTGACGTGTTAAAGAAGATAGAATCAGAGTTGCTGCCCTTTGTCAACATAGAACTGGTATACACCAGAAAAAAAATTCAGGATTACACAGCAGGAGTTCTGCTTGGAACGGTGATAGATGGAACGGGAAAGGGAGGAATAGAGGGTTTTTTTGACGATCAGTTACGAGGGAAAAGAAATGGTTTTTTAGAACTTCGCTACAGAGGAGCCCGCCTCTCTCCTACCCTTGTGAATTACTCTCCCCCCGAAAACGGAAAAGATGTATGGCTGTCACTGGATCTTGACCTTCAAAGGCGCGTCTACGACATCATCTCGAAAGCCGTGGAAGGACACTCTGCGGAAGCGGGTCATGTGATTGTGATGGAATCAAAAACCGGCAGGATACTCTCAATGGTGACCACTAGAAACTGGAACGATTTGATCGGCGGATACATAGAGCCAGGTTCGACGATAAAACCCCTGGTGTACGCGATCGCTCTCGAGACACATTCTGCTTCTCCAGATTTCACCGTTGAGTGCGAAGGTTCAATAAAACCAGTAGAGCAACTCCCTGTGATCATAAGAGATATAGAAAAGCACGGTCTGGTGGATTTCTCCATGGGAATCGTAAAATCGTGCAATGTGATGAGTGTTAAGGTAGGAGAGCTTATCACAGAGAAAATCGGTGTTGAAGGATTCTATGAGTGGCTTCAGAAGGTAGGTTTTGGGGAAAAAACCGGTATCGAAATGGAAGGGGAAATCGCTGGTGTTCTGAGAGAACCGAAAAAATGGTCCCTCATAGATCCGGCTGAGATCTCGATTGGCCAGGGTATCGGTGTCACTCCTGTACAACTGATTGCGTCTCTCAACATCTTTGCGAACGATGGATACTGGGTGAAACCTACCATTTTGAAAGACTCTCCAGTGGAAAAAAGGAAGGTCTTTTCAAAAGAAACAGCGGACATGATAAGACAGGCGATGGTCCGGGTCGTGGAAGAAGGAACAGGGAAACTCGCTCAGGTGAAGGGAATGACGATTGCTGGTAAAACGGGAACCGCGCAGAAGGCGGTCGGTGGAGAATACAGGAATCTCTATCACTCACTTTTTGTGGGTTTTTTCCCCGCTGAAGATCCGAAGTACACGATACTGGTTCATCTGGACAGTCCTTCAGAGGCTTTCTACGGAGGAGAGGTCGCCGCTCCGGTGTTCAGAGAGATCGTAGAGATTCTCACGGAGAAAGAAGACGGAAGAATAAGGGTTGTAGAAGGTTTGATGCCGGATCTAACAGGTCTTCCAATTAGAGACGCTTTGCTCGTTCTGGAATCCCTCGGAGTGAAAGACGTGGAAATAAAAGGAAAAGGGTGGAAGGTGTCTGAACAAACACCCCCACCCAATCATCCTCTTGAAGGACCTGTGATTCTGTTTTTGAGCGATCAGAAGTAA
- the rplI gene encoding 50S ribosomal protein L9, translating into MKVILLRDVPKIGKKGEIKEVSDGYARNYLIPRGFAKEYTEGLERAIKHEKEIEKRKKEREREESEKILKELKKRTHVVKVKAGEGGKIFGAVTAATLAEEISKTTGLKLDKRWFKLDKPIKELGEYSLEVNLPGGVKDTIKIKVEREE; encoded by the coding sequence TTGAAGGTGATACTTCTCAGGGACGTTCCAAAGATCGGGAAAAAGGGTGAGATCAAAGAAGTTTCGGATGGGTACGCGAGGAACTACCTCATACCCCGTGGTTTTGCAAAAGAATACACGGAGGGGCTTGAAAGGGCGATAAAACACGAAAAGGAAATAGAGAAAAGAAAAAAAGAGCGAGAAAGAGAAGAGAGTGAAAAGATCCTCAAGGAATTGAAGAAAAGAACTCACGTTGTGAAGGTCAAAGCGGGTGAAGGCGGAAAGATATTCGGAGCTGTCACAGCCGCAACACTCGCAGAAGAGATCTCAAAAACCACCGGTTTGAAGCTCGATAAAAGGTGGTTTAAACTGGACAAACCCATAAAAGAACTGGGTGAGTACTCTCTGGAAGTCAATCTGCCAGGGGGTGTGAAGGACACTATAAAGATCAAGGTGGAGAGAGAAGAATGA
- the rsmH gene encoding 16S rRNA (cytosine(1402)-N(4))-methyltransferase RsmH, producing MRKYSQRHIPVMVREVIEFLKPEDEKIILDCTVGEGGHSKAILEHCPGCRIIGIDVDSEVLRIAEEKLKEFSDRASLFKISYREADFLLKTLGVEKVDGILMDLGVSTYQLKGENRGFTFEREEPLDMRMDLESEVTAQKVLNELPEEELARIIFEYGEEKKFARRIARKIVENRPLNTTLDLVKAVREALPSYEIRRRKRHFATKTFQAIRIYVNRELENLKEFLRKAEDLLNPGGRIVVISFHSLEDRIVKETFRNSKKLRILTEKPVRPSEEEIRENPRARSGRLRAAERIEKGGD from the coding sequence ATGCGGAAATATTCGCAGCGACATATTCCTGTAATGGTTAGAGAAGTTATCGAGTTTCTGAAACCGGAGGATGAGAAAATCATCCTCGATTGCACGGTAGGTGAAGGAGGACACTCCAAGGCGATTTTAGAACACTGTCCGGGATGCAGAATCATAGGAATAGACGTTGATTCAGAAGTTTTGCGGATCGCAGAAGAGAAATTGAAAGAATTTTCAGATCGTGCGAGTTTGTTCAAAATCTCCTACAGAGAAGCAGATTTTCTTCTTAAAACTTTAGGAGTAGAAAAAGTAGATGGGATATTAATGGATCTTGGGGTTTCTACTTATCAGCTCAAAGGAGAGAATCGGGGATTCACGTTCGAGAGAGAAGAACCACTGGATATGCGTATGGATCTGGAAAGCGAAGTAACGGCTCAAAAAGTATTGAATGAGTTACCGGAAGAGGAGTTAGCGAGGATAATTTTTGAGTACGGTGAAGAGAAGAAATTCGCAAGGAGAATCGCTCGGAAAATCGTTGAAAATCGTCCGCTCAACACTACTCTTGACCTCGTTAAAGCCGTGAGAGAAGCGCTTCCATCTTACGAAATCAGACGTCGCAAGAGGCATTTTGCAACGAAGACGTTCCAGGCTATAAGAATCTATGTCAACAGAGAACTTGAAAATCTGAAGGAATTTCTGAGAAAAGCGGAGGATCTTCTGAACCCGGGTGGTAGAATAGTGGTCATCTCCTTTCATTCTCTGGAGGATAGGATCGTCAAAGAAACGTTCAGAAATTCCAAAAAGTTACGAATATTGACGGAAAAACCGGTTCGTCCTTCAGAAGAAGAGATAAGAGAGAATCCAAGAGCCAGGAGCGGACGTTTGCGTGCAGCGGAGCGGATAGAGAAAGGAGGAGATTGA
- the secF gene encoding protein translocase subunit SecF, with protein MRKEIDFMGKSKIFITISLILIAVSIVSIFTRGFNFGVEFTGGSEIIVRFENKQVTEDDIRTAISQISEEFAKARIVEIRSAGDPSNVQKYSIIVPKTYEPDEKQKIQEEMEKLLSGKVVSFNEISGTAAEEIRRGTWTAILVALVVLLIYITIRFRFIFGIAAVVALIHDVLITMGFFSLFGYEINVAAVAAFLTLLGYSLNDTIVLSDRIRENMRRYRGRNMENIVNMSINQVLARTINTSLTTFFVVFVLLLFAGNAVKPFAFGMTVGTIVGTYSSFYIVSPIIVKWTKQ; from the coding sequence ATGAGAAAAGAAATTGATTTCATGGGAAAGTCGAAAATCTTCATCACGATCTCGCTGATACTGATAGCGGTATCCATCGTTTCCATATTCACGAGAGGATTCAACTTCGGTGTGGAGTTCACCGGTGGCTCTGAAATCATAGTGAGATTTGAAAACAAGCAGGTCACTGAAGATGACATAAGGACAGCCATCTCTCAAATCTCTGAGGAATTTGCAAAGGCGAGAATAGTTGAGATTCGTTCCGCGGGTGATCCTTCAAACGTTCAGAAGTACTCCATCATCGTTCCGAAAACTTACGAACCAGATGAAAAGCAGAAGATTCAAGAAGAGATGGAAAAACTCCTTTCTGGTAAGGTGGTGTCCTTCAATGAGATCAGTGGAACGGCGGCCGAGGAAATCAGAAGGGGAACGTGGACAGCGATTCTGGTGGCTCTTGTCGTGCTCCTCATCTACATAACCATCAGGTTCAGGTTCATCTTCGGAATCGCCGCCGTTGTGGCTCTGATACACGATGTGCTCATCACCATGGGATTCTTCTCGCTGTTCGGCTACGAGATAAACGTCGCGGCGGTGGCAGCGTTTCTCACACTGCTTGGTTACTCTCTCAACGACACGATCGTTCTTTCAGACAGGATCAGGGAGAACATGAGAAGATATCGCGGGAGGAACATGGAGAACATCGTGAACATGAGTATAAATCAGGTGCTCGCCAGAACGATAAACACCTCTCTCACCACGTTCTTCGTCGTTTTTGTCCTTCTTCTGTTCGCTGGAAACGCCGTCAAACCTTTCGCTTTCGGAATGACGGTGGGGACGATTGTGGGGACGTACTCCTCGTTTTACATTGTCTCACCTATCATCGTGAAATGGACGAAACAATAA
- a CDS encoding SPFH domain-containing protein, whose protein sequence is MLIALVVLVFFLIVLAASSIRIVRPYERGLVERLGKFKREVGSGVHFIIPFFERMIKVDMREKVIDVPPQEVITRDNVVVTVDAVIYYEITDAYRVVYNVSNFEMATIKLAQTNLRNVIGELELDQTLTSRERINMKLRTVLDEATDKWGVRITRVEIKKIDPPQDITDAMSKQMKAERTKRAAILEAEGYKQAEILKAEGEKNAAILRAEGEAEAIKRVAEANMQKLILEARGQAEAIKLVFNAIHEGNPTKDLLTVRYLETLKEMANGQATKIFLPFEASSILASLGAISEIFKKEENKRDEK, encoded by the coding sequence ATGTTGATAGCTCTTGTTGTTCTGGTTTTCTTCCTGATCGTACTGGCTGCGAGTTCTATAAGGATCGTGCGTCCGTACGAACGGGGGCTTGTGGAAAGGCTCGGGAAGTTCAAAAGAGAAGTCGGGTCTGGAGTACATTTCATAATTCCCTTCTTCGAGCGAATGATAAAGGTAGACATGAGAGAAAAAGTCATTGATGTTCCTCCACAGGAGGTCATAACAAGAGATAACGTGGTTGTGACGGTAGATGCCGTGATCTACTACGAGATCACCGACGCGTACAGGGTGGTTTACAACGTGAGCAACTTCGAGATGGCCACCATAAAGCTCGCTCAGACGAATCTGAGAAACGTCATAGGTGAACTGGAGCTCGATCAAACGCTCACATCCAGGGAAAGAATAAACATGAAGCTTCGAACTGTTCTCGACGAAGCAACGGACAAGTGGGGTGTGAGAATCACACGGGTTGAGATCAAAAAGATAGATCCACCTCAGGATATCACCGATGCTATGAGTAAGCAGATGAAGGCGGAGAGAACAAAAAGAGCGGCCATACTGGAAGCGGAGGGTTACAAACAGGCGGAAATATTGAAAGCAGAAGGTGAGAAAAACGCGGCCATTTTGAGAGCAGAGGGTGAAGCGGAAGCCATAAAGAGAGTCGCAGAAGCGAACATGCAAAAACTCATTCTCGAAGCCCGTGGACAGGCTGAGGCGATAAAACTCGTTTTCAACGCGATACACGAAGGAAATCCGACCAAGGATCTTCTCACCGTCAGGTACCTTGAGACGCTGAAGGAAATGGCTAACGGTCAGGCGACAAAGATATTCCTCCCATTTGAAGCGAGTTCCATACTCGCAAGCCTGGGAGCCATATCTGAAATTTTCAAAAAGGAAGAAAACAAGAGGGATGAGAAATGA